Proteins from a genomic interval of Zingiber officinale cultivar Zhangliang chromosome 1B, Zo_v1.1, whole genome shotgun sequence:
- the LOC121985173 gene encoding probable xyloglucan endotransglucosylase/hydrolase protein 30: MAADRVKTTLLLFSLLAASTAALNVTTLSFDDGFSHLFGNDNLVRSGDGRGARLILNRYSGSGFISRDLYHHGFFSASIKLPADYTAGVVVAFYASNGDVFEKTHDELDLEFLGNIRGRGWRIQTNVYGNGSTSRGREERYVLPFDPIAEAHQYSILWTADRIVFYIDDVPIREVVRSDAMGGDYPSKPMSVYATIWDGSTWATANGKYKVDYKYAPFAADLSDLVLQGCRVDPIQQADSARSCADAQEELRAADIAVMTRSKHDAMRRFRRRYMTYSFCYDTKRYPVPFPDCDIIPSEQSRFLDSGHSKFRQDLRRSRRQSRKPRPAEEISY; the protein is encoded by the exons aTGGCCGCCGATCGGGTTAAGacgactcttctcctcttctcgctTCTAGCGGCGTCGACGGCGGCGTTGAACGTGACGACCTTGTCCTTCGACGACGGCTTCTCCCACCTCTTCGGCAACGACAACCTCGTTCGCTCCGGCGACGGCCGCGGCGCCCGTCTCATCCTCAATCGTTACTCCG GATCGGGATTTATATCGCGCGATCTTTACCATCACGGATTCTTCAGCGCGTCCATCAAATTGCCCGCCGATTACACCGCCGGCGTTGTCGTTGCCTTCTAT GCTTCCAATGGCGACGTGTTCGAGAAGACACACGACGAGTTGGACTTGGAGTTCCTCGGGAACATCCGCGGTCGCGGATGGAGAATACAGACCAACGTTTACGGCAACGGCAGCACCAGCCGCGGCCGCGAGGAGCGCTACGTCCTCCCGTTCGACCCCATCGCCGAGGCACACCAGTATTCTATCCTCTGGACCGCCGACCGCATAGT ATTCTACATCGACGACGTGCCCATTCGCGAGGTGGTACGGAGCGACGCCATGGGCGGCGACTACCCGTCGAAGCCGATGTCTGTCTACGCCACCATATGGGACGGCTCCACTTGGGCGACAGCCAACGGCAAGTACAAGGTAGACTATAAGTATGCGCCCTTCGCCGCCGACCTCTCCGACTTGGTTCTCCAGGGCTGCCGCGTTGACCCCATTCAACAGGCCGACTCCGCCCGCAGCTGCGCCGACGCGCAGGAAGAGCTTCGCGCCGCCGATATAGCCGTCATGACGCGAAGTAAGCACGACGCCATGCGGCGGTTCCGCAGGCGCTACATGACATATTCTTTCTGCTACGACACCAAGCGCTACCCGGTGCCCTTCCCGGATTGCGACATCATCCCCTCGGAGCAGAGTCGGTTCCTTGACTCCGGCCACTCGAAATTTCGCCAGGACCTTCGGAGGTCGCGCCGCCAGAGCCGTAAGCCGAGGCCCGCCGAGGAGATTAGCTATTAA